From Microbacterium sp. LWH11-1.2, one genomic window encodes:
- a CDS encoding LacI family DNA-binding transcriptional regulator: MEDVAREAGVSGQTVSRVVNARGYVGAATRERVEAAMQSLGYRPNSAARALRSGRFRTIGVVMFSFSSYGNQRTLDAIAVRAAQLGYALTLIPVESSAGETVEGAFRRLEEHAVDGIIIVIEAHQLDEADIEIPAALPVVFVDSNRGDLHPFVDTDQAQGARLATEHLLDLGHDTVWHVAGPAKSYSAERRREAWRATLDGRGRPIPEVLQGDWSAASGYEAGLRLREIDDVTAVFAANDQMAIGVLRAFREAGREVPGDVSIVGFDGLPDAAQLWPPLTTVQQHPERVGALAVDALLAELDGEDRLHTPLVGTELIVRESTAPPRGR; encoded by the coding sequence ATGGAGGACGTGGCACGGGAGGCCGGGGTCTCCGGTCAGACCGTCTCGCGCGTGGTGAACGCCCGCGGATACGTGGGCGCGGCCACACGGGAACGTGTCGAAGCGGCCATGCAGAGCCTCGGCTACCGACCGAACAGCGCCGCCCGCGCCCTCCGATCCGGGCGCTTCCGCACCATCGGCGTGGTGATGTTCTCGTTCAGCTCCTACGGCAACCAGCGCACGCTCGACGCGATCGCCGTGCGCGCCGCGCAGCTCGGATACGCCCTCACCCTCATCCCCGTCGAATCGAGCGCGGGGGAGACCGTCGAAGGCGCCTTCCGCCGGCTCGAGGAGCATGCGGTCGACGGCATCATCATCGTGATCGAGGCCCATCAGCTCGATGAGGCCGACATCGAGATCCCCGCCGCGCTGCCCGTCGTCTTCGTGGACTCGAACCGCGGCGACCTGCATCCGTTCGTCGACACCGACCAGGCGCAGGGAGCGCGGCTCGCGACCGAGCACCTGCTCGATCTCGGCCACGACACGGTCTGGCATGTCGCCGGCCCCGCGAAGTCGTACTCCGCGGAGCGTCGGCGGGAAGCCTGGCGGGCCACCCTCGACGGGCGCGGCCGGCCGATCCCCGAGGTGCTGCAGGGGGACTGGTCGGCGGCATCCGGCTACGAGGCGGGGCTCCGCCTGCGCGAGATCGACGACGTGACGGCGGTGTTCGCCGCGAACGACCAGATGGCCATCGGAGTGCTGCGCGCGTTCCGAGAGGCCGGTCGCGAGGTGCCGGGCGACGTCAGCATCGTGGGCTTCGACGGGCTGCCGGATGCCGCGCAGCTCTGGCCGCCCCTCACGACCGTGCAGCAGCATCCGGAGCGCGTCGGTGCGCTCGCGGTCGATGCGCTGCTCGCCGAGCTCGACGGCGAAGACCGCCTGCACACGCCGCTGGTGGGCACGGAGCTGATCGTGCGCGAGAGCACGGCTCCGCCGCGAGGGCGCTGA
- the mfd gene encoding transcription-repair coupling factor encodes MTVPGILRALEEASLYRDALSWAHTDADLGLVDGLDAPALAGLLEKRGAAGHPSALLAVAPTGRRAESLAHALEAYLPTAEILTFPAWETLPHERLSPSPDTVGQRLQTLRRIAEWSGEHPLVVVASVRAALQPIAGNLGEIAPLELATGSRGNELDHVAEQLVERAYSRVDMVSRRGEFAVRGGILDVFPPTSEHPYRVEFFGDEIDQIRAFSVADQRSLPGDIPGVDLPPSRELLLTPDVRERARALIGGFPAISGMLEKMAEGIPVEGMESLLPAVSGPLKSLAEYLPEGSATAVVDPERSTARAITLGETNREFLDAAWSAATSGASAPIDLGAGDFRTIAQLREVVRDRGGVWWRLSPFGAGLGEGDAEATNLDAAVIPSFHGNVDGAISFVEAKVSDGWRVVVISAGSGLVDRARDVLADRGIAARVVESLTEAPEAGIATLVTGSVEAGFQISEAKLAVLTDNEFYGRTIGGDQRVVKKLASRRKNVVDPLQLKPGDHVVHATHGIGRFVEMTKREVSTGGRNATKSVRDYLVLEYAPSKRGYPGDKLYVPTDQLDLLSKYVGGEAPTLSKMGGSDWSQAKGKARKAVRDIAVELVKLYSARMSAKGHAFGPDTPWQRELEEAFPFAETPDQLQTIDEIKADMERPIPMDRLLSGDVGFGKTEVAVRAAFKAIQDGKQVAMLVPTTLLVKQHMETFTERFAGFPVKVRALSRFQTDKEVRLTLQGLLEGSVDMVIGTHRILTEGVLFKDLGLMIIDEEQRFGVEHKDTLKKLKTNVDILAMSATPIPRTLEMAVTGIREMSTLATPPEDRHPILSFVGPRSDKQMAAAIRREILREGQVFFVHNRVQSIQRVAAQLAELVPEARIAVAHGQMGEHQLEQVVDDFWERKFDVLVSTTIIETGLDISNANTIIIDRADKYGLSQLHQLRGRVGRGRERAYAYFLYDEMKPLSETAADRLQTIAVNNDLGSGMQVALKDLELRGAGNMLGAEQAGHIAGVGFDLYLRMIGEAVATFRGDEVESGQELRLELPLDARIPEYYIDSERLRLEAYQKLSAASAATAKDEAIDQVIEELVDRYGTPPEEVEGLLAISRLRRRAARAGLTDVVVMGSNLRIAPARLEDSIKVRLQRLYPKAKLVAGGEALVVPMPTVPAAVGVGLEPLPDAQLLEWVGQLFTAIFPEPVKVE; translated from the coding sequence GTGACTGTTCCGGGGATTCTGCGCGCCTTGGAAGAGGCGTCTCTGTACCGTGACGCCCTCAGCTGGGCGCACACCGACGCCGACCTCGGCCTGGTCGACGGGCTCGACGCTCCCGCGCTCGCGGGGCTGCTCGAGAAGCGCGGCGCCGCGGGGCACCCCTCCGCGCTGCTCGCCGTCGCGCCGACCGGCCGCCGCGCCGAGAGCCTCGCACACGCGCTCGAGGCCTACCTCCCGACGGCCGAGATCCTCACCTTCCCCGCATGGGAGACGCTCCCGCACGAGCGGCTGAGCCCGAGCCCCGACACGGTCGGACAGCGGCTGCAGACGCTGCGCCGGATCGCCGAGTGGTCGGGCGAGCATCCCCTCGTCGTCGTCGCCTCGGTGCGTGCGGCGCTCCAGCCGATCGCCGGCAACCTCGGCGAGATCGCGCCGCTCGAACTCGCGACCGGCAGCCGCGGCAACGAGCTCGACCACGTCGCCGAGCAGCTCGTGGAGCGTGCCTACTCGCGCGTCGACATGGTCTCGCGTCGCGGCGAGTTCGCCGTGCGCGGCGGCATCCTCGACGTCTTCCCTCCCACGTCGGAGCATCCGTACCGCGTCGAGTTCTTCGGCGACGAGATCGATCAGATCCGCGCGTTCTCGGTCGCCGATCAGCGCTCGCTGCCGGGCGACATCCCGGGTGTCGATCTGCCCCCGAGCCGCGAGCTGCTGCTGACGCCCGATGTCCGCGAGCGGGCACGAGCCCTGATCGGCGGATTCCCGGCGATCTCGGGGATGCTCGAGAAGATGGCCGAGGGCATCCCGGTCGAGGGCATGGAATCGCTGCTCCCCGCCGTGTCCGGTCCGCTCAAGTCGCTGGCCGAGTATCTGCCGGAGGGCAGCGCGACCGCCGTGGTCGACCCCGAGCGCTCGACGGCGCGTGCCATCACGCTCGGCGAGACGAACCGCGAGTTCCTCGACGCCGCGTGGAGCGCGGCCACCTCGGGCGCATCGGCGCCGATCGACCTCGGGGCCGGCGACTTCCGCACGATCGCCCAGCTGCGCGAGGTCGTCCGCGATCGCGGCGGCGTCTGGTGGCGGCTGAGCCCGTTCGGTGCGGGCCTCGGCGAAGGCGACGCCGAGGCGACGAACCTCGATGCCGCCGTCATCCCGTCGTTCCACGGCAACGTCGACGGTGCGATCTCGTTCGTCGAGGCGAAGGTCTCGGACGGATGGCGGGTCGTCGTGATCTCCGCGGGCTCCGGGCTCGTCGATCGCGCGCGCGACGTGCTCGCCGATCGGGGCATCGCGGCACGCGTCGTCGAGTCGCTCACCGAGGCTCCGGAGGCGGGGATCGCGACGCTCGTCACGGGATCGGTCGAAGCCGGCTTCCAGATCTCCGAGGCGAAGCTCGCCGTCCTGACCGACAACGAGTTCTACGGCCGCACGATCGGCGGCGACCAGCGCGTCGTCAAGAAACTCGCCTCCCGCCGCAAGAACGTCGTCGACCCGCTGCAGCTCAAGCCCGGCGACCACGTGGTGCACGCCACGCACGGCATCGGCCGCTTCGTCGAGATGACCAAGCGCGAGGTGTCGACCGGCGGTCGCAACGCCACCAAGTCGGTCCGCGACTATCTCGTCCTGGAGTACGCGCCGTCCAAGCGCGGCTACCCCGGCGACAAGCTGTACGTTCCCACCGACCAGCTCGACCTGCTGTCGAAGTACGTCGGCGGCGAGGCTCCGACCCTGTCGAAGATGGGCGGCAGCGACTGGTCGCAGGCCAAGGGCAAGGCCCGCAAGGCCGTGCGCGACATCGCGGTCGAGCTCGTCAAGCTGTACTCCGCGCGGATGAGCGCCAAGGGCCACGCGTTCGGCCCGGACACCCCGTGGCAGCGTGAGCTCGAGGAGGCGTTCCCCTTCGCCGAGACGCCCGACCAGCTGCAGACGATCGACGAGATCAAGGCCGACATGGAACGGCCCATCCCGATGGACCGCCTGCTCTCCGGAGACGTCGGCTTCGGCAAGACCGAGGTCGCCGTGCGTGCGGCGTTCAAGGCGATCCAGGACGGCAAGCAGGTCGCGATGCTCGTGCCGACGACCCTGCTGGTCAAGCAGCACATGGAGACGTTCACCGAGCGATTCGCCGGCTTCCCCGTCAAGGTGCGGGCGCTGTCGCGGTTCCAGACCGACAAGGAGGTCCGGCTCACGCTGCAGGGGCTCCTCGAGGGCTCGGTCGACATGGTCATCGGCACGCACCGCATCCTCACCGAGGGCGTTCTGTTCAAGGACCTCGGCCTGATGATCATCGATGAGGAGCAGCGCTTCGGCGTCGAGCACAAGGACACGCTGAAGAAGCTCAAGACGAACGTCGACATCCTCGCGATGAGTGCGACGCCGATTCCGCGCACGCTCGAGATGGCGGTGACCGGCATCCGCGAGATGTCGACGCTGGCGACACCGCCCGAGGATCGGCATCCGATCCTGTCGTTCGTCGGCCCCCGCAGCGACAAGCAGATGGCGGCGGCGATCCGCCGCGAGATCCTGCGCGAGGGCCAGGTGTTCTTCGTGCACAACCGCGTCCAGTCGATCCAGCGGGTCGCCGCGCAGCTCGCCGAGCTCGTGCCGGAGGCCCGGATCGCCGTCGCCCACGGACAGATGGGGGAGCACCAGCTGGAACAGGTCGTCGACGACTTCTGGGAGCGGAAGTTCGACGTACTGGTGTCGACCACCATCATCGAGACCGGGCTCGACATCTCGAACGCGAACACGATCATCATCGATCGCGCCGACAAGTACGGCCTGAGTCAGCTGCACCAGCTGCGTGGCCGCGTCGGCCGTGGACGCGAGCGCGCCTACGCCTACTTCCTCTACGACGAGATGAAGCCGCTGAGCGAGACCGCCGCCGACCGCCTGCAGACGATCGCGGTGAACAACGATCTCGGCTCAGGCATGCAGGTGGCGCTGAAGGACCTGGAGCTGCGCGGCGCGGGCAACATGCTCGGCGCCGAGCAGGCCGGGCACATCGCCGGTGTCGGATTCGACCTGTACCTGCGCATGATCGGCGAGGCCGTGGCCACGTTCCGCGGTGACGAGGTCGAGAGCGGGCAGGAGCTGCGGCTGGAGCTGCCGCTCGACGCCCGCATCCCGGAGTACTACATCGACAGCGAGAGGCTGCGTCTCGAGGCGTACCAGAAGCTCTCGGCGGCATCGGCAGCCACGGCGAAGGACGAAGCGATCGACCAGGTCATCGAGGAGCTCGTCGACCGTTACGGCACCCCGCCCGAAGAGGTCGAGGGGCTGCTCGCGATCTCGCGTCTGCGCCGCCGTGCCGCACGGGCAGGGCTGACGGATGTCGTGGTGATGGGGTCGAACCTGCGCATCGCGCCGGCGCGCCTGGAGGACTCGATCAAGGTGCGGCTGCAGCGGCTCTACCCCAAGGCGAAGCTCGTCGCCGGGGGAGAGGCGCTGGTCGTGCCGATGCCGACCGTGCCCGCCGCGGTGGGCGTGGGTCTCGAGCCGCTGCCCGATGCGCAGCTGCTCGAGTGGGTCGGCCAGCTGTTCACGGCGATCTTCCCCGAGCCCGTCAAGGTGGAGTAG
- the ribD gene encoding bifunctional diaminohydroxyphosphoribosylaminopyrimidine deaminase/5-amino-6-(5-phosphoribosylamino)uracil reductase RibD, which produces MAVNGTEREAMSRALELAARGPRGVNPQVGAVILSPGGEVLAEGWHHGAGTPHAEVDALSKLAPGAARGATAVVTLEPCNHTGRTGPCAVALIDAGVSRVVYALDDPGIASGGGAERLRAAGVSVESGEQADAAHALIDGWLTAQRLGRPHITVKWAQSLDGRAAAADGSSQWITGPAARADVHLRRAQADAIAVGTGTVLADDPALTARDGDALHPNQPIPVVIGTRPTPSDAAVHRHPHAPLFYDTHDLQSIAADLHARGIQSVFVEGGPTLASAFLRAGLADRVLAYIAPVLLGGDRLALTDIGVASIDEARRLTVTEWVPLGPDLLAIARPAEDPHSQNEGTD; this is translated from the coding sequence ATGGCAGTGAACGGGACAGAGCGCGAGGCGATGAGCCGTGCGCTCGAGCTCGCCGCCCGCGGGCCGCGCGGCGTGAATCCGCAGGTCGGTGCCGTCATCCTCTCCCCCGGCGGCGAGGTCCTCGCGGAGGGCTGGCACCACGGCGCCGGCACACCGCACGCCGAGGTCGACGCGCTGTCGAAGCTCGCTCCCGGCGCGGCGCGCGGTGCGACCGCGGTCGTGACGCTCGAGCCCTGCAACCACACCGGACGCACCGGTCCGTGCGCCGTGGCCCTGATCGACGCGGGCGTGTCGCGCGTCGTGTACGCGCTGGACGACCCCGGCATCGCCTCGGGCGGCGGAGCGGAGCGTCTGCGCGCCGCCGGTGTGAGCGTCGAGTCCGGCGAGCAGGCGGATGCCGCGCACGCGCTGATCGACGGATGGCTCACCGCTCAGCGTCTGGGTCGACCGCACATCACGGTGAAGTGGGCGCAGAGTCTCGACGGGCGTGCGGCCGCGGCCGACGGCTCGAGCCAGTGGATCACGGGTCCCGCGGCCAGGGCCGACGTGCACCTCCGTCGCGCGCAGGCCGACGCCATCGCCGTCGGCACCGGCACCGTGCTCGCAGACGACCCGGCGCTCACCGCGCGGGACGGCGACGCGCTGCACCCGAACCAGCCGATCCCCGTGGTCATCGGAACGCGTCCGACGCCGTCGGATGCCGCGGTGCACCGGCATCCGCACGCGCCCCTCTTCTACGACACCCATGACCTGCAGAGCATCGCGGCCGATCTGCACGCTCGCGGGATCCAGAGCGTGTTCGTCGAGGGCGGGCCGACACTTGCCAGCGCCTTCCTCCGCGCCGGTCTGGCCGACCGCGTGCTCGCGTACATCGCTCCCGTCCTGCTCGGCGGCGACCGCCTCGCCCTCACCGACATCGGCGTGGCGTCGATCGATGAGGCCCGCCGCCTCACCGTGACGGAATGGGTCCCTCTCGGGCCCGACCTGCTCGCGATCGCGCGCCCCGCCGAAGACCCTCACTCTCAGAACGAAGGAACCGACTGA
- the ribH gene encoding 6,7-dimethyl-8-ribityllumazine synthase codes for MSGAGAPKTEKIDGRGLNVVIIAGTWHEAISDGLIAGAERVLDEAGATYRVARVPGSFELAIAAQAAFAGGADAVVALGVIIRGGTPHFEYVSAATTDGLTRVSLDAGKPVGFGVLTLDDEQQGLDRAGLAGSKEDKGAEAADAALRTALLTRELRG; via the coding sequence ATGAGCGGCGCAGGAGCACCGAAGACCGAGAAGATCGACGGCCGCGGGCTGAACGTCGTCATCATCGCCGGAACCTGGCATGAGGCGATCTCCGACGGTCTGATCGCCGGAGCCGAGCGCGTGCTGGACGAGGCCGGCGCCACCTACCGCGTCGCGCGCGTGCCCGGTTCCTTCGAGCTGGCGATCGCCGCACAGGCCGCTTTCGCGGGCGGAGCGGATGCCGTGGTCGCGCTCGGGGTCATCATCCGCGGCGGCACCCCGCACTTCGAGTACGTGTCCGCGGCCACGACCGACGGTCTCACGCGGGTCTCTCTCGATGCGGGCAAGCCCGTCGGGTTCGGCGTGCTGACCCTCGACGACGAGCAGCAGGGTCTGGACCGCGCAGGGCTCGCGGGCTCCAAGGAGGACAAGGGCGCCGAGGCCGCGGATGCCGCGCTGCGCACCGCCCTCCTGACGCGCGAGCTTCGTGGCTGA
- the ribA gene encoding GTP cyclohydrolase II — protein MSLSTIPEALEALRAGRPVLVADDENRENEGDVILSAELATPEWVAWTVRWSSGFICAPMPADLADSLNLPPMVAASEDARSTAYTVSVDAAEGVTTGISAHDRAHTLNVLANPASTATSIIRPGHVLPLRAVDGGVRERSGHTEAAVELMKLAGLQPVGGIAEVVAEDGSMMRLPGLMELGARDGVPVITIEQLIAHLNEIDPEGSTPKAVRGRRVSLRADATVPTTHGTFRFLAYKDRVTGTDHIAVVSGELTETALVRVHSECLTGEAFGSLKCECGPQLDAALDAIEKEGGVVVYMRGHEGRGIGLINKLRAYSLQEEGLDTVDANLALGLPADAREYAAAAGILHDLGVSRVRLLTNNTDKVTQLRELGLDIIEQVPLIVGVGPNNHQYLETKRDRMGHIIGADELAEALAHGEDHE, from the coding sequence ATGAGCCTTTCCACCATCCCCGAGGCCCTCGAAGCGCTGCGCGCCGGGCGTCCCGTCCTCGTCGCGGACGACGAGAACCGTGAGAACGAGGGCGACGTCATCCTGTCGGCCGAGCTCGCCACCCCCGAGTGGGTCGCCTGGACCGTGCGCTGGTCGTCCGGCTTCATCTGCGCCCCCATGCCCGCCGACCTCGCCGACAGCCTGAACCTGCCGCCGATGGTCGCCGCGAGCGAGGACGCCCGCTCCACCGCCTACACCGTGAGCGTGGATGCCGCGGAGGGCGTCACCACGGGCATCAGCGCACACGACCGCGCCCACACGCTGAACGTGCTGGCGAATCCGGCGTCGACCGCGACGAGCATCATCCGCCCGGGGCACGTGCTGCCGCTGCGCGCCGTCGATGGCGGCGTGCGGGAACGCAGCGGTCACACGGAGGCCGCCGTCGAGCTGATGAAGCTCGCAGGTCTCCAGCCGGTCGGCGGCATCGCCGAGGTCGTCGCCGAGGACGGCAGCATGATGCGCCTGCCCGGCCTGATGGAACTCGGCGCCCGCGACGGCGTTCCGGTGATCACGATCGAGCAGCTCATCGCGCATCTCAACGAGATCGATCCGGAGGGCTCCACGCCGAAGGCGGTCCGCGGTCGCCGTGTGAGCCTGCGCGCGGACGCGACGGTGCCGACCACGCACGGCACGTTCCGCTTCCTCGCGTACAAGGACCGCGTGACCGGCACCGACCACATCGCGGTCGTCTCCGGTGAGCTCACCGAGACCGCCCTCGTGCGCGTGCACTCGGAGTGCCTGACCGGCGAGGCCTTCGGCTCGCTCAAGTGCGAGTGCGGCCCGCAGCTCGACGCGGCGCTCGACGCGATCGAGAAGGAGGGCGGCGTCGTCGTCTACATGCGCGGCCACGAAGGACGAGGGATCGGGCTCATCAACAAGCTGCGGGCGTACAGCCTGCAGGAGGAGGGCCTCGACACCGTGGACGCCAACCTCGCGCTCGGCCTGCCTGCCGACGCCCGCGAATACGCAGCGGCCGCCGGCATCCTGCACGACCTCGGAGTCTCGCGCGTGCGCCTGCTGACGAACAACACCGACAAGGTGACGCAGCTGCGCGAGCTCGGACTCGACATCATCGAGCAGGTGCCGCTGATCGTCGGCGTCGGCCCGAACAACCACCAGTACCTGGAGACCAAGCGTGACCGCATGGGTCACATCATCGGCGCGGACGAGCTCGCAGAGGCTCTCGCCCACGGAGAGGACCACGAATGA
- a CDS encoding Fe-S protein, whose protein sequence is METLRLIVVLVHLIGFAVLFGSWAAQAFGGERKITRMMDYGLAIAGLAGLALAAPWGIDHDLNYVKIGTKLVILLVIGAMLGIGMARQKRGDAVPSAVFWLIGILTVTNAALALLWR, encoded by the coding sequence ATGGAGACCCTGCGCCTGATCGTCGTGCTCGTCCATCTCATCGGCTTCGCCGTGCTCTTCGGCTCGTGGGCCGCTCAGGCGTTCGGCGGGGAGCGCAAGATCACCAGGATGATGGACTACGGACTGGCGATCGCCGGTCTCGCCGGTCTCGCTCTGGCGGCTCCCTGGGGCATCGACCACGACCTGAACTACGTCAAGATCGGCACGAAGCTCGTCATCCTGCTGGTCATCGGCGCGATGCTGGGCATCGGGATGGCGCGCCAGAAGCGCGGGGACGCGGTGCCGTCGGCGGTGTTCTGGCTCATCGGCATCCTCACGGTGACGAACGCCGCTCTCGCCCTGCTCTGGCGCTGA
- a CDS encoding GNAT family N-acetyltransferase gives METVTLTTERLVLRAPTEADIDAIEAACQDPEIPRWTTVPSPYTRENAVDFVRLVAGWWAEDKETVWAIFVDDRLSGMIGLHDIEQHHTGGHAEIGFWMTGDARGRGYLAEAARAVIDWGFSELGLVRLTWRAVAGNIPSARSARALGFRYEGLQRQALTSPRGRDDGWFAGLLPTDDRTPVEWPVL, from the coding sequence ATGGAAACGGTCACCCTCACCACCGAACGACTCGTGCTGCGCGCTCCGACCGAGGCCGACATCGACGCGATCGAGGCGGCGTGCCAGGATCCGGAGATCCCGCGGTGGACGACGGTGCCGAGCCCCTACACGCGCGAGAACGCCGTGGACTTCGTGCGGCTCGTGGCCGGGTGGTGGGCCGAGGACAAGGAGACGGTGTGGGCGATCTTCGTCGACGATCGCCTCTCCGGCATGATCGGGCTGCACGACATCGAGCAGCACCACACCGGTGGTCACGCCGAGATCGGCTTCTGGATGACGGGAGACGCCCGAGGCCGGGGATACCTCGCCGAAGCGGCGCGCGCCGTGATCGACTGGGGCTTCTCGGAACTCGGACTCGTGCGACTCACGTGGCGTGCTGTCGCCGGCAACATCCCGTCCGCGCGCTCCGCCAGGGCACTCGGCTTCCGCTACGAGGGTCTGCAGCGCCAGGCGCTCACGAGTCCGCGCGGTCGCGACGACGGCTGGTTCGCCGGTCTCCTCCCGACCGATGACCGCACTCCGGTCGAGTGGCCGGTGCTCTGA
- a CDS encoding DNA-formamidopyrimidine glycosylase family protein: MPEMPEVQGLTAFLGGRAAGRTITRATVAAIAALKTYDPPISALQGAEITASARLGKFVVLSCGDDLHLVFHLAKAGWLRWYDALPATLIKPGKSPIALRIAFDDGSGFDLTEAGTKKSLAVYVVRDVQDVPGIARLGPDPLAPCFTRDAFAALLTDRRMQIKGLLRDQAVIAGIGNAYSDEILHAAKMSPYAIAGKLDDAEVDRLFAAMQETLTDAVAEASGKPPADLKDAKRRGMQVHARRGETCPVCGDTVRSVFFADRSLEYCPTCQTGGKVLADRRLSRLLK; the protein is encoded by the coding sequence ATGCCCGAGATGCCGGAGGTCCAGGGACTCACCGCGTTCCTCGGCGGGCGCGCGGCGGGGCGCACGATCACCCGCGCGACCGTCGCTGCGATCGCCGCGCTCAAGACCTACGACCCGCCGATCTCCGCGCTCCAGGGCGCCGAGATCACGGCATCCGCTCGTCTGGGCAAGTTCGTCGTGCTGTCGTGCGGCGATGACCTGCACCTCGTGTTCCATCTCGCCAAGGCCGGCTGGCTGCGCTGGTACGACGCCCTCCCCGCGACGCTGATCAAGCCGGGCAAGTCGCCGATCGCGCTGCGCATCGCGTTCGACGACGGCAGCGGGTTCGACCTGACCGAAGCGGGGACGAAGAAGTCCCTCGCGGTGTACGTCGTGCGTGATGTGCAGGATGTCCCCGGCATCGCGAGGCTCGGACCCGACCCCCTCGCTCCCTGCTTCACGCGCGACGCGTTCGCCGCTCTGCTCACGGACCGCCGCATGCAGATCAAGGGCCTCCTGCGCGATCAGGCGGTCATCGCCGGCATCGGGAACGCCTATTCCGATGAGATCCTGCACGCCGCGAAGATGTCGCCGTACGCCATCGCCGGCAAGCTCGACGACGCCGAGGTCGATCGGCTCTTCGCCGCGATGCAGGAGACGCTGACCGACGCCGTCGCCGAGGCATCCGGCAAGCCTCCCGCCGATCTCAAGGATGCGAAGCGTCGGGGCATGCAGGTGCACGCGCGGCGCGGCGAGACGTGTCCGGTCTGCGGCGACACGGTGCGCAGCGTGTTCTTCGCCGACCGCTCGCTCGAGTACTGCCCGACCTGTCAGACGGGCGGCAAGGTGCTCGCCGATCGTCGTCTCTCGCGGCTTCTGAAGTGA
- a CDS encoding riboflavin synthase — protein sequence MFTGIIEEIGEITAIAPSGDGWRLTVRAPRAAADAVHGESIAVSGVCLTVVGSTDDTFDTDVMKQTLDVAAIGGAVVGTRVNIEKAMPVGARLGGHIVQGHVDGVGEVLEVRPGAQWSVLRISLPADLAPLVVDKGSISVDGTSLTVSAVSDPSTSSGTQGGHWFEVSLIPETLAATTLGARAVGDRVNLETDILARHVERLLAFRPTTSAAPEGGSR from the coding sequence ATGTTCACCGGAATCATCGAGGAGATCGGCGAGATCACCGCGATCGCGCCCTCAGGCGACGGCTGGCGTCTGACCGTGCGAGCGCCCAGGGCCGCCGCGGATGCCGTGCACGGCGAGTCCATCGCCGTGTCGGGTGTGTGCCTCACGGTCGTCGGATCCACGGACGACACGTTCGACACCGATGTGATGAAGCAGACCCTCGACGTCGCCGCGATCGGCGGGGCGGTCGTCGGCACGCGGGTCAACATCGAGAAGGCCATGCCGGTCGGTGCCCGCCTCGGCGGCCACATCGTGCAGGGCCACGTCGACGGGGTCGGCGAGGTGCTCGAGGTGCGCCCCGGCGCCCAGTGGAGCGTGCTGCGCATCAGCCTGCCGGCCGATCTCGCGCCGCTCGTCGTCGACAAGGGATCGATCTCGGTCGACGGCACCTCGCTCACGGTGAGCGCGGTGAGCGACCCTTCGACAAGCTCAGGGACCCAGGGCGGTCACTGGTTCGAGGTCTCGCTCATCCCCGAGACGCTCGCCGCGACCACTCTCGGCGCCCGCGCCGTCGGAGACCGCGTCAACCTCGAGACCGACATCCTCGCCCGCCACGTCGAGCGGCTGCTCGCGTTCAGGCCGACCACCTCCGCCGCACCGGAAGGAGGCTCGCGATGA